The genomic DNA TCAGGATCTGGATCAGTGTTCTGATATTTTTCCTCAAATCCCTGACATTTTCCTGATTTCCCTCATACTCGTTCTGGAGGTAGTCCAGGTATATCTGATACTCCAGAAGACCAGCAGTGGTTCTGATCAAGCAAATCGCCTAAGAGAAAAGACAGTGGGAAAACTGGTTATTGCCAGCAAGGCATAAttgattttagaaatttaaattgcTATAATTCAACAACTTCTGCCTGTTCCCCTCCAGGGAACTTCAAGTACTTCTTAAGCATCATGTTTTGAGACATTGGACAGCATTAGCTGCCCCATTTAAAATACCTGCACAACGAGAGGCACCACTTAAATGTTTCCCAAAGCCCAGTAGATGCTAGATTATGGCAAGGGGCCATCCTCTGTTACACCCCATAATGCTCTTCCCTCTGGCTGCACTCCTGCCCTTGTCAATGTCAGGGTGAAACCTCCTTTTATGAAATAAGCAGAAGTCAGTGGAGGTTACTGCACTGTCTGAAGGAGAAGGGTGTAGAGAATGATCTCGGCAGGGAGGGCAGGCCTAGATCCTGCTAAGGGCAGCCAAAGAGGAGAAAGGTTCCTGGACCACCTTACCCATGATGAACTAGCTAAACCTCTGGGGTTTCCTAACACTTGACAGTGGTAAAAATCCCAGCCCAGAGGGGCTATATTTGACGAAGTTGTTAAAAAATAAGTTGCCTTTAATATCATTTAAGTTGGCCTCCTCATGAAATCTACATGGTATTCTTTATATTAATCCCCTTCTTCATTGCCTGCCTGGTCTTTATATATACAGATGCTTCATGCAAGAGGGAGAACTTTTGACTAGGGAGTACTGAAAAGTGAACGTAATGCATTTGTACCTGATTGAACCCAGATTGGAAGCATCCGTCCTTTTCCTCCATTTTTGGAAGATTCAGCTTATTTTCTGCCAGTGTCTCCTTGCTGTTTTCACACTCATCATTCTTCTCACATATCTGGGAAAGAATATCAGAACCGTTATCTTATAAATGCCCCTAAAACTCACACCACTAGAGGGCTGATGCATGATCTATCATGGCCAGGAAGTTCtctaagaaaagtgaagtcacagtCCATTAGCACCCAGGCAAGTGAGCTCTACAGAAGATgggcacatgggttcagttcTAGCCTCACCCGTGACTTCATGGTTGTTATGTATTCCCAGTCTCAGTGTCCCTATATCTGCAAGTTGGGGATAATGAAAAACCTGCCCATTAAGTTTATTGTGAGgacaaaacaatattttataaagtgtCAGCACATAGTAGGTAACATAATAAATGATAGGAATTTTGATAATAATTGGATGACTATAAGTTGAGCCAGAATTATATGTCCCAGCTGGAAGGATCTTTCAGATCATCTAGTCCAATTCCATGATTTTACAGATGGAGCCCAGAGGTGCTGAagaatttgcccaagatcacaaagcTTGTCCAGCAGAATCAGAGTTAGATTTGGGACTCCCAGTTGCCTCtcctgtattattttctttctaccaAAGCAGAGCCAAACTACCTTACATTTAAAGCTTGGGAGCTGCTGTAGCCTATGGATGATTTTGCCACTTTGGTGGACTATCAGGTATGCGTCTTACGTGCCAGAATGACTTTGGGGAATCCCTAACCTCTGGGCTGGCATAACCTAAAAGTACTGTGACTGTCCTGAGAAGCTGAACAGTCATTTCAGGTGGTGCTTTTTAATCCTCCTAAAGTCcaaatcacacaaaaaaattgaCAGACCTTAGTTTTTGGTTATGGAAAAGGAAATCCTGAGAGGCAGTGTGATCCACAGCTCATGCCAAGAATGGAGCTGAGAATGGGCCAGGGGGCAGGGATCCCAGCATCACTGTATATTTTTCAGGATGAAAAGGAACCATCTGAGACCAGGAGCAGAGGAGAAATTACAGGACATAGTCTGCCCCTTTGGCTTCAAGTCTGAACTGCCTCCAAACCCAGCAAAGACCTCCCAATGCAGAAGCCCCCATTCACATCCAAGAGCAAGGAAATAGATGCCCACATGGGTGCTCATCACCCTGGAGCGAGCCTACCCACCTCCTTTCTCATTGCAGAGATTTTGTCGACCATGCGCTTAATGAGAGCTTCGGTTTTCTCTGGAGTGGTCAGAAGTAGTCTGCCTGGGGTGGTGTCATTTTTGAAATCTTCTCCCAGGGGACCCGGGGTAGGGAAAGCAGAAGTCATCACCAGGAGCAGCCCCAGGGAGACAGCGAATGGAGTGAAGGCGCCTGTGACAGAGCAGAGGGAGAGCAGCCAGTGAGCAGACTGCGCCGCTGGGGGAGCTGTGCTTCTGGCTGCTGGCCGCCCGCCAGCCCTCACAGCAGCGGACACACACCCCCCTCCTTCGCCGCACGGCTGCCAGGCCGTTCCTGGGCTAAGGATTTCCTTCACTTACTTGTGAAGCGGGAATTCATAGCTGTTCCTGGAGGGCAGATGGAGCTCTCTTTCGTTCCTGGTGGGCCCGAGGGCAGACTGAGTCTCAGACATCCCCGGTCTCATATTTATTGGGGGTTGAGACTCTAATATTGAGACTCATGGGAAAATCCCACATTTGATAAATCTTtgttggagggtgggggtggggccagagCGGGTGGGGCTGATTGGAAACCTTATTAAGATTGCTCAATGTGACGTCCTTTAGCatcacaggaatcaaaccagggcaaAAAGTGCCGCGTAGAAGCTTAGATCATTACTAAAGCTAGTCCTCAGAAGCTGGATcactctttctttactttttttttttagtgactcAGCACATTAGCATGTCTTGAGAAAAAGTAAAGCTGAAATCATGCACAGAGTTTTAGAGGGGTAGCGGGTGGGGAGAAGCTAAGGctgactgattttaaaaatactttaattaCCACTGGTTAGGCTTTAGTATTCcagtttatttgtatttgtaaaaAACCTAAGATGctctgacctcagtttcctcagaccACTCCACAGCCTGCTGGCCTGGGATTACAAATAATATCCTATGAGCCTCTCCACCCCTCCACTCCCTCAAAAAGGATACTGTGAGCCCTCAGCAGTACTGTTATTTCCTGGCTCTCACTGTGGCCAGCTGTTGCAGAACCTCCTGACTCCCCCCACATCTTGTGGACGTTCTCTAGGAGTCTCCAGGTGCAGTGGGGGTTCACACATAAATGCCGCCACGAGGCATCTGCCAGCTTCCTCCTCACCTGCGCCTGCTCACTTGGGCCAGATCCGTCACAGCCCTGCTCATTCCCTAGTGGCCTTTTGGGGATGTTCCCCGTGAAGACCCTGATCTCTGTCCAAGGAGGTTGTCTTGTGATGCTGGTGCTATCCCTACCACTGGCTATAGGGTGATCCTGCTCCCACTGGGAGGACCCTGGGTCTGGGTGTGCTGGTGTCCTCAATTTACTGACACCCACTGGGTTCAGGGTAGAAGTAGGGAGAATACCACTCACCTCTTTGGTAGTATGTCAGAGGAGGATCTTGTGGCATTTTCTGGAGCTTGTGTTCATAGCTGTATGACTTGATTTGAATCCAGAGGCAACTGAGAAGAAATCTACTGATAGAACAGGACTCTGGGTTTGGAATCACACTTCCCCTCCAATGCCTCAGGCTTCCATGTTGGGTTGAGCTAGTAGAGGCTTCCTCGGTTCTTACAATATCTTTTGCAAGAGGGTCCTTGGTTTCATGCAGAAGATCTGTATACCAGGCCGTTCCCCCCAGTCTCCCAGACATCCAGACAGCTCAGAAGATTGGTTCCAGACTGCAAGTAGGACCCTTGTATGACACCAAGGGAAAAAAAGCCctctttttttgtatgttttgtttaCAAAACACAGTGTTAACATCACAATCAACTTCTTTACTTTGCAAAGAGGATCTTGTCAGGATTGCTAAAACAGGGACCTCAGCTAGGGTATTTAAAACACAAATCGATTTACTTAAGTTTTGTTTTGTGAACAACATGTTGGGACCTGCCTATTGGGGAACGCGAggtcattcattctttcactgaCTTTCTAAATTGAGAGGCAGATCCTGTAGTGGTGGTAGCTTGGTTTggagtttgaaaatgaaaatggcagAGGATAGCTGAATGGTTTCGCTTTTAGTGCTCTTGGGTCTTGAGCTACTCAGATGCCCCCAACCAAGCCTCCTGTACTGAACGAAACCACCACTCCTGGCTCCCCTGCAATGCACGTGCTGGGCCTCTGTAGTGTGGGACTGCTTCGtctcatatttccattttttataaaatatgactCAGAAAATTTCATACAGTGAATCGAcagcatacagatttttttttcaatcaagagTTTTAAAAACAGGAAGTACATGTGCATGATAAAATGTTGGGACAGAGCATTAGGGCAGCATGGGAGAAGAAGTTGGTCTCCTTCCTTCCCAGCTCCTCTTCCCAGAGATAGTGCCCGACCTGTGGTGTTTTCAACTAAATCCTCTGTTACTCTAATCTGGTGAGGTGTTCTTGGTGACCTACGTACTCATCTCTGTGTTTACATTGTTGGTTCATATATTGTGTACACCCACACACTTGTACACAAGTATATACACACTATAATTTCCCATTGTCTAGATGATGCTGAGGCGATTTCCTATGGTCAGGTACATGGTAGAGGCACCGGCTCTTGAGTTCACACAGCTTGGCTTTaaagcccagctctgccacttgctgtCTGACCCTGGCTAAGAAATGCCAAGGATCTGTGCCCCTTGAttgctcatctataaaactgGGATAATAGCAGTTCGCTGTGGTAAAGACTGAAAGAGAAGATTGTGTGAAAAATCCCTGGAGCATGGTAATTCTGCAATTAATACTTGCTCTTTGTAACATTCCTTGGCTCAGGGTCTCTGGTTTGGAGAAGTCCTCCAGCCAACTGTGTCAGACAGTCCATATGGAGCCTTGCTTATGAATGAGCCAGACTCCTGTGCCAGTGGTCAGCTAGTCTCCCAGTCTTTTCTCCTCTGAAGAAATCAAATGCATGTTTTTTGAAAGTTAAGtagaagatgaagaaaagaaaaaaaaaaagtgatttcctttctctctctctctcttaatggTGAACATTAAGTTCCCCAAACCTGGTCTCTCAATTTAGGTAATGAGCCTAGCTTGTGTCTTGTTGTTACACTGTTTTCCAGGCTTTCTGCTAAGTGTTTTTATGACTGAAGGTTTTAGCCTTCCCCACCCATGATCATCATTATTATTCAAAATCTCGAAAGTGACCCTCGACTGTGAAGGAGTCTGACTTAATCTCAGACCTTGTGCTTCTGGCAGCCCTGGAAGGGTGAATTGTGTGTGGGTGGGAATGCAAGTGTATGGGGAGGCTGAGAGGACGCTGTTGGGCACCACCTTACACACTGGTAGCATCTAGGGTCTTTATTAACATCCTGGCCTTGGGTTGCCGTTTGCTTGTTGGAGAAAAGAGTTCTTTGCTCCAAAGCATTAATGCAACATCCGTAACTCCACCATGATAGCTTC from Bos mutus isolate GX-2022 chromosome 4, NWIPB_WYAK_1.1, whole genome shotgun sequence includes the following:
- the IL6 gene encoding interleukin-6: MNSRFTSAFTPFAVSLGLLLVMTSAFPTPGPLGEDFKNDTTPGRLLLTTPEKTEALIKRMVDKISAMRKEICEKNDECENSKETLAENKLNLPKMEEKDGCFQSGFNQAICLIRTTAGLLEYQIYLDYLQNEYEGNQENVRDLRKNIRTLIQILKQKIADLITTPATNTDLLEKMQSSNEWVKNAKIILILRNLENFLQFSLRAIRMK